GCCTGCGAAATCTAAAACGCCCATCTGTGATAGCCATCCGCCGCCCCATACCCAGTGAACAAGGGGGTCATAGATCAGTGTCGTCCACAGCAGACCAAATATAATAAAAGAGCTTAATTTTATTCTTTCAGCGACCGCCGAGGTGATGATTGCAAGTGTTATTGCAGCAAAAACAAGCTGAAAAACCATAAACAGAAGATCAGGGACTGGTTCACCGTTAAATCCGACACCATTAAGCATGAAATGATCCGGTCCGCCAATAATTCCGCCTATATCCGGACCAAATGCAAGACTGTAACCAATTACAACCCACTGAATGGTTACGAGAGCAAAAGAGATAAATGAAAGCGTCAGCATTGAAATTAAATTCTTTTTTCTGACAAGTCCGGCATAAAACAGGCCGACCCCGGGTGTCATCAGCATTACCATAGCTGTACATATCAATACAAATCCCGAATTGATCATTATTTCATTGAATTCCATCATAATCACTATCGATAATTGTCTCCGGATGCGAGATGGAAGTTAATTTCCATGCGTATTTATAGTTATCTATTTTGAGTATATATTTTATTTACCTGTTCTATAATCTAAAGAGGAAGCATAATTTTTCTCAGGTAATATGTCCGAAACAAATATTGCCTGAGAGATCATTGAAAGGTATTAATCCTCAACAGTGGGGGGGTAATAATGTCAGCAGATAAAAGTTCAGGTATCAAAAAACATCTTGAAAAGGAAAAAGCAGAAGCCGAAGATATCCGTCTGAACCAGGAGGCAGAACTGCTTATGGAAAAAGAGAATGAAAGAATTGAAGCGGAGGAAGCATCAATGAAGGCCAGAATGGCAAAAGTGCGTCACGGTCTTCCAAATGAACAGAAAATACAGGGAGCAATAGATCAGCGGGACTGATGACTGAAAAAAGAATATTTATTTTAATTTAAATTTTAAAACCACAGAGGGAAATATTCCTGGTTTCAGTCTTATTTTATTCATTCCGGAAGTTTAGACTTTTCCTCTCTCCGGACCTTATTTTTATCCTCATGGCATATTTTCCCGGAAAATTTCTCAAATAGTGAAATTACAGCGGGCATAACCACAATCCCGCCAATGAGGGAGAACCCTACTGTCAAAACTGTGACTGTTCCGAAATTCTGAATTATCGGTGATGTAGACAGCAGAAGGGCTGAAAAACCAAAAGCTGTTGTTAGTCCGGAGACTGAAACTGCTGTGCCAATCTTTTGTATTGATGTCTGAATTGCAGTAAGCATATCTTCGCCCTTCTCCTTCTCCTCCTGGTAGCGCTCCATTATAAGGATGGTATATTCGGATGCAATTCCGATCGTCATCGCACCAAGTGTTGCTGTCAGGAGCGAGTAGGTAAGACCAAATGAATACATAATCAGACCGTTCCACCCGACAATCATGACAATAGGAACAAGAGGGGATATTGCTGAAAAATTCCGGTACACAAGCAGCAGGAATATCAGAATCAGTATAAACCCAAGATAGGTCATAGGATTTTTGGTATCTTTTATTCCATTGATGAGGTCTGTAAACATAACCATCTGTCCGGTGTATGCAGCAGACATTCCGGGGTGCATTGTGTACCATTCAAGGTCTTTCTGCATATCCTCAACCAGTGACTGTGTTGCCGGAATTGAGATGTCCTCCAGACTAAACTGAATCACTGCTTCAGTATTGCCGTTTACATAACTCTCAATATTGCTCTTTGGGATTTTTTCCCAGACTTCATTTAATGTCTGTGCATCTGCCGGCAGGACACCATTATTGTATAGTTTCAGGTATGTGGCAATGCTTGTTGCACCTGTCAGATCGCTCTGCTTCTTAAGGGCATAATCACTAAATCCATCAATCCATTTTATGGTGTCAATATCCTTTACAGAATCTGCCTTTATGAATGTGGTAACCGAGCTTGTTGATCCAATGACACTTCCAAGTTTATCCATAGATACTTTGGCAGGCATACCCTGAGGAACCATTGAATCTTCATCAGTATCAATTATGACATTTCCGTCAAGCTGAAAGCCGATTACTGCCAGCATAAGCAGGATTATCACGATTGGTACAGGATTTTTTGCAATTTTAACAGCAATTTTGCCAAGCAGCTTATCATATCTCTCCATCATAGAGCCTTTGGAGATTTTATGAGTATTTACAGGATCGTGGTCACAGCCCCTCCAGTCAAACTGGCAGCTTTCGGCTTCGTCAAGTATGTTTCCGCTTTCTTTTGGAGTATAATTCATTATGAGGGCGAAGAGCGGCACAATTATCATTGCACATAGATAACAGCAGACAATTCCTATGATGCAGATTGTTCCGAAATCAGCAACCATCGGTGCAGGAGCGAGTGCTGAGAGTGCAATAAATCCAAGGGCAGTTGCAACCATTGCAAGGAGAATTGCCGGGCCGGAACTGGTGATTGTCGTGAATATGGCTTCTTTCATTGGTACACGGCGTATCTCCTCGTCAAATCTCGAATGGAACTGAATTGCATAATCAATTCCTATTCCTATCAGCACCGGAAATGCAGCCACAACTATTGAGCTAAGACCAATTCCTGCAAGACCCATGAATCCGAATGTAAGAAT
The sequence above is a segment of the Methanoplanus limicola DSM 2279 genome. Coding sequences within it:
- a CDS encoding efflux RND transporter permease subunit, translated to MRSPFEYIANSINRHPYIVAGIVIGVLLFAMYGATLTKMETGTKTYLDTDKPVGSLLLHYENEFSSDTIILIIEGDDVTDPQVIKYIDNLENDLEGERYVAGVTGLPDLLRLATGGELPDSISETEDALALLPEDYVSKVLPSKTMTLASIPLETGMPEDAAESLVKNVENVIRFSEPPPGITVTVSGSPSFTVEMKEDMQKNMGTLIGLAMLLMIVAMALLFGHVRYRMLPVFVVFCGIILTFGFMGLAGIGLSSIVVAAFPVLIGIGIDYAIQFHSRFDEEIRRVPMKEAIFTTITSSGPAILLAMVATALGFIALSALAPAPMVADFGTICIIGIVCCYLCAMIIVPLFALIMNYTPKESGNILDEAESCQFDWRGCDHDPVNTHKISKGSMMERYDKLLGKIAVKIAKNPVPIVIILLMLAVIGFQLDGNVIIDTDEDSMVPQGMPAKVSMDKLGSVIGSTSSVTTFIKADSVKDIDTIKWIDGFSDYALKKQSDLTGATSIATYLKLYNNGVLPADAQTLNEVWEKIPKSNIESYVNGNTEAVIQFSLEDISIPATQSLVEDMQKDLEWYTMHPGMSAAYTGQMVMFTDLINGIKDTKNPMTYLGFILILIFLLLVYRNFSAISPLVPIVMIVGWNGLIMYSFGLTYSLLTATLGAMTIGIASEYTILIMERYQEEKEKGEDMLTAIQTSIQKIGTAVSVSGLTTAFGFSALLLSTSPIIQNFGTVTVLTVGFSLIGGIVVMPAVISLFEKFSGKICHEDKNKVRREEKSKLPE